A portion of the Bdellovibrio bacteriovorus genome contains these proteins:
- a CDS encoding cation diffusion facilitator family transporter, whose amino-acid sequence MAESIFNTTDRIRNRAAWISAIASILIFLLKVYAYRLTNSAAVLSDALESIVNVIAAGVALYVIRISSEPADENHPYGHGKAESFSSTFEGGLIFFAAVMIIAESIKALIYHEPAQKLELGLVFVGAAAILNLVLGLYLKNTGIKHQSEALRASGTHVLSDVVTTVGVMLGLGLVLLTGWEWIDPVVAILVGLQLAYSGYKIVRESLGVLMDEQNEEVLGNLARSLEKNRRPGIIDIHELRTIRSGRFHHVDAHLVVPEYWDVSRVHSLGNAFEADVVRDYEFDGELAFHIDPCKKSFCSVCSVPDCPIRQAPFQQERPFTVKSLTGGPQPTNP is encoded by the coding sequence ATGGCTGAATCCATTTTCAATACCACCGATCGTATCCGTAATCGAGCTGCTTGGATCTCGGCTATCGCTAGTATCTTGATTTTTCTTTTAAAAGTTTACGCTTATCGCCTAACAAATTCTGCGGCCGTTTTATCCGATGCTTTAGAAAGTATTGTAAACGTGATTGCGGCGGGTGTGGCTTTGTACGTGATTCGCATCTCTTCAGAGCCCGCTGATGAAAATCATCCCTACGGTCACGGTAAAGCTGAAAGTTTTTCTTCTACGTTTGAAGGGGGATTGATCTTTTTTGCGGCGGTCATGATTATTGCCGAAAGTATTAAGGCGTTGATCTATCACGAACCGGCCCAAAAATTAGAGTTAGGATTGGTTTTTGTTGGGGCCGCAGCAATATTAAATCTTGTATTGGGTTTGTATCTAAAAAACACCGGAATTAAGCATCAGTCCGAAGCCTTGCGCGCCAGCGGCACGCATGTTTTGTCGGATGTTGTCACCACCGTGGGTGTGATGTTGGGATTGGGTTTGGTTCTGTTGACTGGCTGGGAGTGGATTGATCCGGTCGTGGCCATTTTGGTGGGTTTGCAATTGGCGTATTCGGGATATAAAATCGTGCGCGAATCTTTAGGCGTTTTAATGGACGAACAAAATGAAGAGGTTTTGGGAAATCTCGCGCGTTCGTTAGAAAAAAATCGTCGTCCCGGGATCATTGATATTCATGAGCTGCGCACCATTCGTTCGGGGCGTTTTCACCATGTCGATGCCCATTTGGTGGTGCCCGAATACTGGGACGTTTCCCGGGTTCATAGTTTGGGTAATGCCTTTGAGGCCGACGTGGTTCGCGATTATGAGTTTGATGGGGAGCTCGCTTTCCACATTGACCCGTGTAAAAAATCCTTTTGTTCGGTTTGTTCCGTGCCGGACTGCCCAATTCGTCAGGCCCCTTTTCAGCAAGAGCGTCCTTTCACAGTGAAAAGCTTGACCGGAGGGCCACAGCCGACTAATCCATGA
- a CDS encoding O-methyltransferase yields the protein MREIDQTAQDSYIAQLLKEENSLKKQSRQASEDLGLARISISPAEATLVKTLLKVHGAKKFVEIGTLTGLSAQYFFEALPEGGELWTLEKDPKHAEKAHSVFSQLDQSKKKVHLVIGDAREELPKLEAQGPFDGVFIDGNKAAYLDYLLWAEKNLRRGGLILADNIFLSGAVWGGTTTQRFSEKQISIMQEFNRRLADPNLYEGAVVPTFEGLYIAIKK from the coding sequence ATGCGTGAAATAGATCAAACCGCCCAAGATTCGTATATTGCTCAGCTTCTAAAAGAAGAAAACAGCCTCAAAAAGCAGTCCCGTCAGGCCTCTGAAGATCTGGGACTTGCGCGCATCAGTATTTCGCCGGCCGAAGCGACGTTGGTGAAAACTCTTTTAAAAGTTCATGGCGCTAAAAAATTTGTCGAGATCGGCACGTTGACGGGGTTATCGGCGCAATATTTTTTTGAGGCTTTACCCGAAGGCGGGGAGCTTTGGACTTTAGAAAAAGATCCAAAGCACGCGGAAAAAGCGCACAGCGTGTTCAGTCAGTTGGATCAAAGTAAAAAGAAAGTCCACTTGGTTATCGGGGACGCGCGCGAAGAATTGCCAAAGCTTGAGGCTCAAGGCCCTTTTGATGGGGTTTTTATCGACGGCAATAAAGCGGCTTATTTGGATTATCTTTTGTGGGCAGAAAAAAATCTTCGCCGGGGCGGACTTATTTTAGCCGATAATATTTTCTTAAGTGGAGCGGTGTGGGGTGGAACGACCACTCAACGTTTTTCGGAAAAGCAGATTTCGATTATGCAGGAATTCAATCGTCGCTTGGCCGATCCAAATCTTTACGAAGGAGCCGTGGTGCCGACGTTTGAAGGACTTTATATCGCCATCAAAAAGTAA
- the trxB gene encoding thioredoxin-disulfide reductase, which translates to MTPDQKIENVIIIGSGPAGLTSAIYTARANLSPLMIEGEESGGQLMTTTEVENFPGFEHGITGPDLIAVMRKQAERFGTRFITRNVTKVDFEQRPFKVWIGDKLHLAKTIIISTGAKAKYLGLPSEKQYANRGVSACATCDGAFFRNQEIGVVGGGDTAMEEAMFLTRFASKVILMHRRDSFRASKIMAERVMQNPKIEIMWNTEVTEVLGDGKSMTGARIKNTVNGEVKELPITGLFLAIGHKPNTELFHGMLDMDETGYLITQPNSTYTKIPGVFAAGDVQDHVYRQAITAAGTGCMAAIDAERWLEGQEA; encoded by the coding sequence ATGACTCCAGATCAAAAAATTGAAAATGTCATCATCATCGGTTCAGGCCCTGCGGGTTTGACTTCGGCTATTTACACCGCACGTGCCAATTTATCTCCATTGATGATCGAAGGTGAAGAATCAGGTGGTCAGCTGATGACAACCACGGAGGTTGAAAACTTTCCTGGCTTTGAACACGGGATCACGGGTCCTGATCTTATCGCAGTGATGCGCAAACAGGCTGAACGATTCGGCACGCGTTTTATCACTCGCAATGTGACTAAAGTAGATTTTGAACAAAGACCTTTCAAAGTTTGGATTGGTGATAAGTTGCATCTTGCAAAAACCATCATCATTTCTACGGGTGCTAAGGCCAAATACTTGGGTCTGCCCTCAGAAAAACAATATGCCAATCGCGGGGTTTCGGCTTGCGCGACTTGTGATGGCGCATTTTTCCGCAATCAAGAAATTGGTGTTGTGGGTGGCGGTGACACAGCGATGGAAGAAGCAATGTTCCTCACTCGTTTTGCCAGCAAAGTTATTTTAATGCATCGTCGTGACAGTTTCCGTGCTTCTAAAATCATGGCTGAACGTGTGATGCAAAATCCAAAAATTGAAATTATGTGGAATACCGAAGTCACCGAAGTTTTGGGTGATGGCAAAAGCATGACGGGGGCTAGAATTAAAAACACGGTGAATGGGGAGGTCAAAGAACTTCCTATCACGGGTCTATTCCTAGCCATTGGACATAAGCCTAATACAGAACTGTTCCACGGAATGTTGGATATGGATGAAACAGGGTATTTGATCACCCAGCCTAATTCCACATATACTAAAATTCCTGGTGTCTTTGCCGCTGGGGACGTGCAAGATCATGTGTATCGCCAAGCGATCACGGCGGCCGGTACAGGTTGTATGGCTGCGATCGATGCAGAAAGATGGCTTGAGGGCCAAGAAGCATAA
- the trmB gene encoding tRNA (guanine(46)-N(7))-methyltransferase TrmB translates to MTDSNTTTSVPPRRQINITSELPRQNAYTLALNGEFSHVAFDEVRAPGNKGLWRSNVFKTDASLPMDVEVGTGNGTYFAHHAKQNPNRLLVGLELKYKPLVQTIRRAVTAGCKNAAIARFHAFNIDELFTEGEIDNVYIHFPDPWTSPKKPKNRFVCKQNLEILHRLQKPGSFINFKTDSLTYFLWAMDEIRQSPYKILFETQDLHNSEMKNENFETAFEKIFLREGIKINLVRLQKV, encoded by the coding sequence ATGACAGACTCTAATACAACGACTTCGGTTCCGCCTCGCCGCCAAATCAATATTACCTCTGAGTTGCCTCGCCAAAATGCTTATACTTTGGCCCTTAATGGCGAATTTTCTCACGTTGCTTTTGATGAAGTGCGCGCTCCTGGAAATAAAGGCCTTTGGCGTTCGAATGTTTTTAAAACAGACGCTTCATTGCCGATGGATGTGGAAGTAGGAACAGGCAATGGAACTTATTTTGCTCATCACGCAAAACAAAATCCGAATCGTTTATTGGTCGGTTTAGAGCTTAAGTATAAGCCGTTAGTGCAAACCATTCGTCGTGCGGTCACGGCGGGATGCAAAAATGCGGCGATCGCGCGTTTTCATGCGTTTAATATCGATGAGCTTTTCACGGAAGGTGAAATCGATAACGTTTATATTCACTTTCCGGATCCATGGACATCGCCAAAAAAACCCAAAAACCGTTTTGTGTGTAAGCAAAATTTAGAGATCTTGCATCGCTTGCAAAAGCCAGGTTCTTTCATCAATTTCAAAACCGATTCTTTGACTTACTTCTTATGGGCGATGGATGAAATCCGCCAGTCGCCGTATAAGATTTTATTTGAAACCCAAGACCTTCATAATTCTGAAATGAAAAATGAAAATTTTGAGACGGCTTTCGAAAAAATCTTTTTGCGAGAAGGTATCAAAATCAATCTAGTTCGCTTGCAAAAGGTCTAG
- a CDS encoding S8 family serine peptidase, with product MKNFNRRKFFIFTFLIGTCIPMSVLFTNCSQGAFEAAVALGDPLLEHAWHIKNTGQKAFATNGGTAGVDLNIAKTWGAGITGRGVKVLISDDGVEDSHQDLTGNYLYGTVSRDYSKAYPYLYNTSEPKTADDNHGTAVAGLVAAVADNGFGSKGVAYGASIVSANFLSDGVTATETTLLDQASGNIDVFNMSWGSKQNTVSVPLAVFQNQLRSGALTLRGGKGAIYVKAAGNFYYVTCAGTSVDCLGNANFDGDNSSPFLILVGALNAKGEAASYSSPGSNVWISSFGGEFGDTDPAMVTTDRSGCNYGFALSNSSGPKFERGANGNIGCSYSVTFNGTSSAAPVLSGVVALLLEANPKLTWRDVKYILAKTAVQISPDATALYTHPLGTPIPVVIYEYPWLTNSAGFKFHNWFGFGRVDVDAAVAYAKKYTSPFGTFIETEFDDNVRAVTRAIPDNSGPGVTDSMTVASSVRIESVQLRLTVSHADISQIAVELTSPSGMKSYLVNMNNSLTNLANYTDNVFLSNAFYQESSAGVWTIKLIDAKAGTTGNLVRWSLRFTGSAN from the coding sequence ATGAAAAATTTTAATCGTCGGAAATTTTTCATTTTTACCTTTTTAATTGGAACTTGTATTCCGATGTCGGTGCTATTTACAAACTGCTCTCAAGGCGCATTCGAGGCGGCGGTGGCGTTAGGCGATCCTTTGTTGGAACATGCTTGGCACATCAAGAATACCGGTCAGAAGGCTTTTGCCACCAATGGCGGCACGGCGGGCGTAGATTTAAATATTGCTAAGACCTGGGGTGCTGGTATTACTGGACGTGGCGTGAAAGTTTTAATTTCAGATGATGGCGTCGAAGATTCTCATCAGGATCTGACGGGCAATTATCTGTATGGTACGGTTTCGCGCGATTATTCAAAAGCGTATCCTTATTTGTATAACACTTCAGAACCGAAAACTGCGGACGACAATCACGGTACAGCTGTCGCGGGCCTTGTGGCGGCGGTCGCCGATAACGGGTTTGGCAGTAAGGGGGTTGCTTATGGCGCCTCGATTGTTTCGGCGAATTTTTTGTCTGACGGGGTGACGGCCACCGAAACAACGCTTTTAGATCAAGCCAGTGGCAATATCGATGTTTTTAATATGAGCTGGGGGTCAAAACAAAACACCGTCAGTGTTCCTTTGGCCGTGTTTCAAAATCAATTGCGTTCGGGGGCTTTGACTTTACGCGGTGGTAAAGGTGCCATTTACGTTAAGGCGGCGGGAAATTTTTATTACGTCACCTGTGCGGGAACTTCGGTTGATTGCTTAGGAAATGCTAATTTTGATGGCGATAACTCAAGTCCATTCCTGATTCTAGTCGGAGCTCTTAATGCCAAGGGCGAAGCGGCTTCTTATTCTTCTCCCGGATCAAACGTATGGATCTCTTCTTTTGGTGGAGAATTTGGTGATACGGATCCGGCGATGGTCACGACGGATCGATCCGGTTGTAATTATGGTTTTGCTCTTTCAAATTCTTCTGGGCCCAAATTTGAACGTGGGGCTAATGGAAATATAGGCTGTAGTTACTCTGTCACATTCAATGGAACTTCATCGGCAGCACCGGTTCTTTCCGGGGTGGTGGCTTTACTATTGGAAGCCAATCCGAAACTGACATGGAGAGATGTAAAATATATTTTAGCTAAAACCGCGGTGCAAATTTCTCCAGATGCGACGGCGTTGTATACCCATCCTTTAGGAACGCCTATTCCTGTGGTCATTTATGAATACCCTTGGTTAACAAATAGTGCTGGTTTTAAGTTTCATAACTGGTTTGGTTTTGGCCGTGTTGATGTGGATGCGGCGGTGGCTTACGCCAAAAAATACACTTCGCCGTTTGGGACTTTTATCGAAACTGAATTTGATGACAACGTTCGTGCCGTGACTCGAGCTATTCCGGATAATTCCGGCCCCGGAGTGACCGACTCGATGACCGTGGCAAGTTCGGTGCGAATTGAATCGGTTCAACTTAGATTGACAGTATCCCATGCGGATATTTCTCAAATAGCGGTGGAGTTAACTTCTCCATCGGGGATGAAAAGTTATCTGGTGAATATGAATAACTCGCTCACAAACTTAGCAAATTACACAGACAACGTCTTTTTATCTAATGCCTTTTATCAAGAAAGCTCTGCGGGCGTTTGGACAATCAAGTTGATCGATGCCAAGGCGGGGACGACGGGGAACCTGGTGCGCTGGAGTCTTCGCTTCACAGGTTCCGCCAACTAG
- a CDS encoding 2Fe-2S iron-sulfur cluster-binding protein, producing MPRISFKKNNHAPIEVPLNTNLMKALLQADLPVASSCDGDGVCAKCKIIIVEGAENLSRENATEIFLKESNNIPPQARISCQTGVLGDIVIDATYW from the coding sequence ATGCCTCGCATCAGCTTTAAAAAAAACAACCACGCGCCCATTGAAGTTCCCCTGAATACGAACTTGATGAAGGCTCTGCTTCAAGCGGATCTACCAGTCGCATCAAGCTGTGATGGTGATGGAGTGTGCGCCAAATGCAAAATAATCATCGTTGAGGGCGCCGAAAATCTTTCTCGAGAAAATGCCACCGAAATATTCTTAAAGGAATCCAATAATATTCCCCCTCAAGCGCGCATCAGCTGCCAAACTGGAGTTTTGGGAGACATCGTCATAGACGCCACTTATTGGTAA
- a CDS encoding PilZ domain-containing protein: MKTQGKVWIIYDAESKTQTKPMSVVQAQVTLLSVASKNPHRFFIWTPGWDEWICVHEFLDSDQKYFAIIQPPKPMEAPEKPDTQTITVTQNAPATNHADNVYTQVVVGEEPIKDESVDEYWRQDFNGDQLDLKKIAQKMAKSETTKKKVSGHSVTNAKIATKAKDSKEPATAVKESDRRKDPRHNFKIEVVLVSKVRSFRTYSRNISLSGTMLEDEIPKDFLNKPFDLIITNPFEPDPTKARLLFRAKIVGDLIDARRLMFIEQDVAMTLRLDALLKAYVAYQAQLRKSAG, from the coding sequence TTGAAGACTCAAGGTAAGGTGTGGATCATTTACGACGCTGAATCAAAGACACAGACAAAACCTATGTCTGTGGTTCAAGCTCAAGTGACCCTGCTTTCAGTGGCTTCTAAAAATCCTCATCGCTTTTTTATTTGGACACCTGGCTGGGATGAATGGATCTGCGTTCACGAGTTTTTAGACTCAGATCAAAAATATTTCGCCATCATTCAACCTCCAAAACCCATGGAAGCGCCTGAAAAACCTGATACGCAAACCATCACCGTCACACAAAATGCGCCGGCAACAAATCACGCTGATAACGTTTATACCCAAGTCGTCGTTGGTGAAGAGCCCATCAAAGATGAATCGGTAGATGAATACTGGCGCCAAGATTTTAATGGTGACCAATTAGATCTAAAAAAAATCGCCCAAAAGATGGCGAAGTCTGAAACTACGAAAAAGAAAGTTTCAGGACATAGTGTCACCAACGCAAAAATCGCAACAAAGGCTAAAGATTCTAAAGAGCCCGCAACGGCCGTCAAAGAATCCGATCGCCGCAAAGATCCTCGCCATAATTTTAAGATTGAAGTCGTGTTGGTTTCGAAAGTTCGCTCTTTCAGAACTTATTCACGCAATATTTCTTTAAGCGGAACTATGCTTGAAGATGAAATCCCAAAAGACTTTTTAAATAAGCCCTTTGATCTCATCATCACCAATCCCTTTGAACCTGACCCGACAAAAGCCCGGTTGTTATTCCGCGCAAAGATTGTCGGCGATCTGATCGATGCTCGTCGCTTGATGTTCATCGAACAAGATGTCGCTATGACATTGCGTTTGGATGCATTGTTAAAGGCTTACGTTGCCTACCAAGCTCAATTACGAAAATCCGCCGGCTAA
- a CDS encoding response regulator, with amino-acid sequence MKDKRINTKDLISKIEKMTKARIAGQEVVPLDSFREAKKKLDPKVILVIEDDETMRLALKRILESEGYVTKLAADGTELSTALDEHTVDLILMDVGLPWVNGFELAQLLKEHKDLKKIPLVFVSGKASDDDMKKAFEIGADDYIKKPFDVDKLKKTVDTLLKLNR; translated from the coding sequence ATGAAGGATAAAAGAATCAATACGAAGGATCTAATTAGCAAAATCGAAAAGATGACCAAGGCACGTATTGCCGGTCAGGAAGTCGTTCCGTTGGACTCTTTTCGTGAAGCAAAAAAGAAGTTAGATCCCAAGGTGATTCTGGTCATCGAAGACGACGAAACCATGCGTCTGGCCCTGAAGAGAATCTTAGAGTCTGAAGGTTACGTCACTAAGCTTGCGGCAGATGGTACGGAGCTTTCCACCGCCCTTGATGAACACACCGTTGATTTGATTTTGATGGATGTGGGTCTGCCGTGGGTGAACGGTTTTGAACTTGCGCAACTTCTTAAAGAACACAAAGATCTAAAAAAAATTCCGCTCGTTTTTGTTTCGGGAAAAGCTTCGGATGATGACATGAAGAAAGCTTTTGAGATCGGGGCAGATGATTACATCAAAAAGCCTTTCGACGTTGATAAGCTTAAAAAAACTGTCGATACGCTTTTAAAGCTGAACCGATAA
- a CDS encoding HAD family hydrolase encodes MNPLLIFDLDGTLIDSAPDIVVAVNRTLVNHGKQRLKDDVIIAHIGEGLKKLIADIFMADNLSPAAIIELEMEFLRIYEEEMLNRTNIFPGVENFLATYEGPMGIVTNKNELPAKAILKHLGLDKYPWVEVFGADTLKERKPHPLPLQTMMKLAKKTEQETFMIGDGIPDVLSALRAGVRSIAIGFGYTATSLLNEHDPVAILRHYDDLPLILREQSQKTPRT; translated from the coding sequence ATGAATCCACTTTTGATTTTTGACCTTGATGGCACCTTGATTGATTCGGCTCCAGATATTGTCGTGGCGGTGAACCGCACTTTGGTGAATCACGGAAAACAACGCCTTAAAGACGACGTGATTATCGCCCATATCGGTGAAGGGTTAAAAAAACTAATCGCTGATATCTTTATGGCCGACAACCTATCCCCCGCCGCGATCATCGAATTAGAAATGGAATTTCTAAGAATTTATGAAGAAGAAATGCTGAATCGCACGAATATCTTTCCGGGTGTCGAAAATTTTCTGGCCACTTACGAGGGCCCCATGGGCATCGTGACCAATAAAAATGAACTGCCCGCAAAAGCAATTTTGAAACATCTGGGGTTGGATAAATATCCGTGGGTGGAAGTCTTTGGGGCCGACACCTTAAAAGAGAGAAAGCCCCATCCCCTGCCTTTGCAAACCATGATGAAGCTTGCCAAAAAAACAGAACAAGAAACCTTTATGATCGGCGACGGAATTCCCGATGTTCTTTCCGCTTTGCGAGCCGGAGTTCGATCCATCGCCATTGGTTTTGGCTACACCGCAACGAGTTTATTAAATGAGCACGATCCTGTAGCGATATTGAGACACTATGACGATTTACCTCTTATCTTGAGGGAACAATCGCAAAAAACCCCGCGTACCTAG